A region from the Schistocerca serialis cubense isolate TAMUIC-IGC-003099 chromosome 1, iqSchSeri2.2, whole genome shotgun sequence genome encodes:
- the LOC126451816 gene encoding uncharacterized protein LOC126451816, producing MLPMIGIKLCGLNIEALVDTGSEACAVSKRLYEQVLKANISLPSFPVSGVRIVNVLGARSKPIKEQVLITFEIEGEEYEATFLVVAGLNTSIILGVDWLNEVDAVVSFDEGTIKVKGRKGEEKRLKFGEGSAIEEEEEFRRINLCHEEEPTMGYGEEELEEGVLIYLEGLA from the coding sequence atgctacccatgatagggatcaagctatgtggactgaatattgaggcattagtcgatacaggaagtgaagcatgtgcagtatccaagaggttatatgaacaggtactaaaagcaaatattagcttgcctagtttcccggtgagtggagtgagaattgtgaatgtgTTGGGTGCAcggagtaaacctattaaagaacaagtgttgattaccttcgagatagagggagaagaatacgaagcaacatttttggtggtggctggattgaacacatcaattattttaggggtagattggttgaatgaagttgatgcagtagtgagttttgatgaaggtactatcaaggtcaaaggaagaaagggagaagagaagagattaaagtttggtgaggggagtgcaatcgaagaagaggaggaattcagaaggataaatttgtgtcatgaagaggaacccaccatgggatacggggaagaggaactagaagaaggagtgttgatataccttgagggattagcaTGA